A genomic region of Trifolium pratense cultivar HEN17-A07 linkage group LG3, ARS_RC_1.1, whole genome shotgun sequence contains the following coding sequences:
- the LOC123913310 gene encoding protein NLP9, producing MNMEDQFSSKDNGISFWTPLDNGMKSSITSDDMFNNISELMNFDNYAGWCNGSSSLIDQTLTSDLSSFAYSPHDGLSLVEQINGPFFMTDIGGNYSSTSYEEKVLLQQMETQFAFLDNANETNNNNLDSQFDMCNYVMSKSPSWSLDERMMSALSFFKESAGGGILAQFWVPIKYGDEIVLTTSNQPYLLDQKLAGYREVSRSFTFSAEIKMGACCPGLPGRVFISHVPEWTSNVGYYHKSEYLRLDHAISHEVRGSIALPISDMNSEVSCSAVLELVTTKEKPNFDKELEYVSHALQRMNLRTITPPRLLPQCVSNNKRAALAEIVDVLRAVCHAHRLPLALTWIPCYYSEGKGEESERLRIKEGRTTNSDEKCVLCIEESACYINDKMVEGFVHACSEHHLEEGQGISGKALQSNHPFFYTDVKAYDISEYPLVHHARKYNLNAAVATRLRSTYTNDDDYVLEFFLPIDMIGSSEQQLLLDNLSDTMRRICKSLRTVSEGELRGIEVSQDGFPKENISGFFPMSKGNSQIAFSTGDPDLFQMPLMAANNGIQGSHSQVTSESRKQAEKRRNAVEKNVSLSVLQQYFSGSLKDAAKKIGVCPTTLKRICRQHGISRWPSRKINKVNRSLKKIQTVLDSVQGVEGVLKFDPHTGGFVAGGSIIEQIGTCNKNLMFPEKSSVENSAIKLEDDGVLISNSCEGDLKKDNNASSDDYIQDSTSWLWTKTHECPKQNSIDSVLEKEEDQCGLNNSSLHDIASNSSFSLIELGLDEGKGLDEPNHPTSSSMTDSSDASGSMVRGSSSGSQSIENHKNSKIKSICVDSESKFAVKATFRGDTIRFKFDPCLGCFQLYEEVATRFKLRNGSFQLKYLDDEEEWVLLVNDSDLKECVEVLSDSGTHCVKLLVRDIHGDGNS from the exons ATGAACATGGAAGATCAATTTTCCTCAAAGGACAATGGAATAAGCTTTTGGACACCATTGGATAATGGAATGAAAAGTTCAATAACTTCAGATGACATGTTTAACAATATCTCTGAGCTTATGAACTTCGATAACTATGCCGGTTGGTGCAACGGTTCATCATCATTAATTGATCAAACTCTAACTAGTGACCTTTCATCATTTGCATATTCACCACATGATGGATTGAGTTTAGTTGAACAAATTAATGGTCCATTTTTTATGACAGATATTGGTGGAAATTATAGCTCCACCAGTTATGAGGAAAAAGTACTTTTACAACAAATGGAAACACAATTTGCTTTCTTAGATAATGCAAatgaaacaaataataataatttagattCACAATTTGATATGTGCAATTACGTAATGTCGAAATCGCCTAGTTGGTCACTTGATGAGAGAATGATGAGTGCTTTATCCTTCTTTAAAGAATCAGCTGGTGGAGGAATATTAGCACAATTTTGGGTACCTATAAAGTATGGTGATGAAATTGTTTTAACCACAAGTAATCAACCATATTTACTAGACCAAAAGCTTGCAGGTTATCGCGAAGTGTCGAGGTCGTTTacattttctgcagaaataaaaATGGGAGCTTGTTGTCCTGGACTTCCGGGCCGCGTGTTTATTTCGCATGTTCCTGAATGGACATCTAATGTTGGTTACTATCATAAATCTGAGTACTTAAGATTAGACCATGCAATTAGTCACGAGGTTCGCGGATCGATTGCTCTTCCAATATCTGATATGAACTCTGAAGTTTCATGTAGTGCTGTGCTAGAACTTGTTACTACAAAGGAAAAGCCTAATTTTGATAAAGAATTAGAATATGTTTCTCATGCACTTCAG CGTATGAATTTAAGGACTATTACCCCTCCACGACTTCTTCCACAG TGTGTATCAAATAACAAAAGAGCTGCATTAGCAGAGATAGTTGATGTGTTAAGAGCTGTTTGTCATGCACATAGATTGCCACTAGCACTGACATGGATTCCATGTTATTATAGTGAGGGAAAAGGCGAAGAATCTGAGAGATTACGGATTAAAGAAGGCCGTACAACAAATTCTGATGAAAAATGTGTGCTATGTATTGAAGAATCAGCTTGTTATATCAACGATAAAATGGTAGAAGGATTTGTTCATGCATGTTCTGAACATCACCTCGAGGAAGGACAAGGTATATCTGGGAAAGCTCTTCAATCAAATCATCCATTCTTCTATACCGATGTGAAAGCTTATGATATTAGTGAATATCCGCTTGTTCATCATGCACGAAAATATAACTTGAATGCTGCTGTTGCAACTAGGTTAAGGAGTACTTATActaatgatgatgattatgtGTTAGAATTCTTTCTTCCTATCGATATGATAGGGAGTTCAGAACAACAGCTTTTATTAGACAATTTGTCCGATACTATGAGGCGAATTTGTAAGAGTTTGAGGACAGTTTCAGAAGGCGAATTACGAGGGATAGAAGTTTCTCAAGATGGTTTTCCAAAGGAAAATATTTCAGGGTTTTTTCCAATGTCTAAGGGAAACTCTCAGATAGCATTTAGCACTGGTGATCCTGATTTATTCCAGATGCCATTGATGGCAGCTAATAATGGAATCCAAGGTTCACATAGTCAG GTAACAAGTGAATCGAGAAAACAGGCTGAGAAAAGGAGAAATGCAGTGGAGAAGAATGTTAGCTTGAGTGTTCTCCAACAATACTTCTCTGGTAGTTTGAAGGATGCTGCGAAAAAAATTGGGG TTTGTCCGACAACTCTGAAGAGAATATGCAGGCAACATGGAATTTCAAGATGGCCATCGCGGAAGATAAATAAAGTGAATCGTTCATTGAAGAAAATACAAACTGTCCTTGATTCTGTCCAAGGAGTTGAAGGAGTGCTTAAGTTTGACCCTCACACTGGTGGATTTGTTGCAGGAGGATCAATCATTGAGCAAATTGGCACATGTAATAAAAATCTTATGTTCCCCGAGAAAAGCTCTGTAGAGAACTCGGCCATTAAGTTGGAGGATGATGGTGTTCTTATCTCAAATTCATGTGAGGGTGACTTGAAGAAAGATAATAATGCTTCTTCTGATGATTATATTCAAGACTCAACATCATGGCTTTGGACAAAGACTCATGAATGTCCTAAACAAAACTCTATAGATTCTGTTCTTGAAAAAGAGGAAGATCAATGTGGTTTGAACAATAGTAGTTTGCATGATATTGCCTCTAATAGTTCATTCTCATTGATAGAACTTGGTTTGGATGAAGGAAAAGGACTTGATGAACCTAACCATCCGACTTCTTCAAGCATGACAGATTCTTCCGATGCATCTGGATCAATGGTTCGTGGAAGTTCATCGGGCTCTCAAAGCATTGAGAACCATAAGAACTCAAAGATCAAATCAATTTGTGTTGATAGTGAATCGAAATTTGCCGTCAAAGCTACTTTTAGAGGCGATACTATTCGTTTCAAGTTTGATCCATGTTTAGGTTGTTTCCAACTATATGAAGAAGTTGCAACAAGGTTTAAATTACGGAATGGTTCATTCCAACTCAAGTAtcttgatgatgaagaggaatggGTGTTGTTGGTGAATGACTCAGATTTGAAGGAATGTGTAGAAGTTTTGAGTGATAGTGGTACACATTGTGTGAAGTTACTTGTTCGCGATATACATGGCGATGGTAATAGTTGA
- the LOC123913311 gene encoding uncharacterized protein LOC123913311 isoform X1, whose translation MKFGRTDLFSILQDVKRQEKRTKLKKRWFLGLHIKNGERKKLKEIRKTKRYLPESLLRKDDLFYEEARTHVKHAFGAPYVEGENCIPQDEMDFIQIPNLKRLILSCLDNLTTKGLYLLAMIVSGDAVKFERTRGNLKNIIKGSLSSVLSSERHNDQQQLETHKQIFQLLNNPQHFQHRCEILPGSGSQFYRASVVKVLCGLEKLPSETLIAMRRKLKGIKAPTPQLKPFKHGWTRGHLIKLVNKLCRKMLSQLDKGNENEQQNPLAKAISVADLSQKLIIGFGSKFLEEFYQFSPEVMSLQSDIINAIWSVGKKEVVPLPVLRDLQLLIEPTTTIANKSLRTAFVNLLTEFLFECSDMDNTPKSLLQVLDVVNKCSNKSTYDVTFQKKHIEEEVDGILSVSAQTNQIVQELLPDCKFDQDFMDAYMEQSEESDDSDSDSDGNKDEDDNQISDNIQFKIEAVNTTDSNYEGESVGDFMPFEFHPSTIMTEENILNSPFAPGERLKSDSEKLQPKNCNDQCQEESIEQLSTPMAGKNYNSEVVSPDKETGENINVKRHEFYESYTKVDPRDESNFCDETKPIPTKHSAHKNQYLATQDACDKTAMLAYNLIGHMLEEFAVTEGLNLDMIKRSYLNRDKQIEEAKETKEQSSSRKRKRDSDPAIVGAIDELIPSFPDSSMERLRILMGS comes from the exons ATGAAGTTTGGTAGAACAGATTTATTTTCGATTTTGCAAGATGTAAAGCGCCAAGAGAAACGTACCAAGCTTAAGAAGAG GTGGTTTTTGGGCTTACATATAAAAAATGGCGAGAGGAAGAAGTTGAAAGAAATTCGCAAAACCAAGAG GTATTTGCCCGAGTCTTTACTCAGAAAAGATGAT CTATTTTATGAAGAGGCGAGAACTCACGTCAAACACGCCTTTGGAGCACCGTATGTTGAAGGAGAGAATTGTATCCCTCAGGATGAAATGGATTTTATCCAAATACCAAACTTAAAAAGGTTGATTTTATCATGCCTCGATAATTTGACCACCAAGGGTCTATACCTTCTTGCTATGATAGTTAGTGGTGACGCTGTCAAGTTTGAAAGAACTCGAggtaatttgaaaaatattatcaaGGGTTCTCTTTCAAGTGTTCTGAGTAGCGAAAGACACAATGACCAGCAACAACTGGAAACTCATAAACAGATTTTTCAACTTCTCAACAATCCTCAGCATTTTCAACATAGGTGTGAGATTTTACCTGGATCTGGGTCCCAATTTTATCGTGCTTCTGTAGTAAAGGTGTTGTGTGGACTTGAAAAGTTACCATCCGAAACCTTGATTGCAATGCGTAGAAAACTTAAAGGAATTAAAGCACCGACGCCTCAGTTGAAACCGTTCAAACACGGATGGACACGAGGCCATCTAATCAAGTTAGTGAATAAATTATGTAGGAAGATGCTTTCTCAACTTGATAAAGGAAATGAGAATGAACAACAAAACCCATTAGCCAAAGCCATCTCAGTAGCAGACTTGTCACAAAAACTGATAATTGGTTTTGGTAGCAAGTTTTTAGAGGAATTTTACCAGTTCTCGCCTGAAGTGATGTCCCTGCAGAGTGATATTATAAATGCTATATGGTCTGTTGGGAAAAAGGAAGTAGTGCCATTGCCAGTGCTAAGAGATTTACAGCTTCTCATAGAACCAACGACTACAATAGCAAATAAGAGCTTACGAACAGCTTTTGTAAATCTTCTGACTGAATTTCTTTTTGAGTGCAGTGATATGGATAACACTCCAAAGTCTCTATTGCAGGTCCTAGATGTTGTCAATAAGTGTTCTAATAAAAGCACATATGATGTAACATTCCAGAAGAAGCATATTGAAGAAGAAGTTGACGGTATACTAAGTGTGAGTGCTCAGACAAATCAAATTGTTCAAGAGTTGTTGCCAGACTGTAAATTTGACCAGGACTTCATGGATGCTTATATGGAGCAATCAGAAGAAAGTGATGACAGTGACAGTGACAGTGACGGTAATAAGGATGAGGATGACAATCAAATTTCTGACAATatacaatttaaaattgaagCAGTTAACACAACAGATTCAAACTACGAAGGAGAAAGTGTTGGTGATTTTATGCCATTTGAGTTCCATCCTTCGACCATTATGACTGAGGAAAATATTTTGAACAGCCCATTTGCACCTGGTGAAAGGTTGAAAAGTGATTCTGAAAAGCTTCAACCTAAGAACTGTAATGACCAATGCCAAGAAGAAAGCATAGAGCAGCTGAGTACACCTATGGCTGGGAAAAACTATAATTCTGAAGTTGTTTCACCTGACAAAGAAACAGGTGAAAATATTAATGTCAAGAGACATGAATTTTATGAATCTTACACTAAAGTTGATCCAAGAGATGAATCTAATTTTTGCGACGAGACAAAACCCATACCCACCAAGCACAGTGCACACAAGAACCAATATCTTGCTACCCAAGATGCTTGTGATAAGACCGCTATGCTTGCATATAATCTCATAGGTCATATGTTGGAAGAGTTTGCTGTAACTGAAGGCCTAAACTTAGACATGATCAAGAGGTCATACCTCAACCGTGATAAGCAAATTGAAGAAGCAAAAG AAACAAAAGAACAGTCATCATCTAGGAAACGCAAAAGAGATTCGGATCCGGCCATTGTTGGAGCAATTGATGAGCTTATTCCTTCCTTTCCAGATAG TAGCATGGAAAGGCTGAGGATATTGATGGGCTCGTGA
- the LOC123913311 gene encoding uncharacterized protein LOC123913311 isoform X2 encodes MDFIQIPNLKRLILSCLDNLTTKGLYLLAMIVSGDAVKFERTRGNLKNIIKGSLSSVLSSERHNDQQQLETHKQIFQLLNNPQHFQHRCEILPGSGSQFYRASVVKVLCGLEKLPSETLIAMRRKLKGIKAPTPQLKPFKHGWTRGHLIKLVNKLCRKMLSQLDKGNENEQQNPLAKAISVADLSQKLIIGFGSKFLEEFYQFSPEVMSLQSDIINAIWSVGKKEVVPLPVLRDLQLLIEPTTTIANKSLRTAFVNLLTEFLFECSDMDNTPKSLLQVLDVVNKCSNKSTYDVTFQKKHIEEEVDGILSVSAQTNQIVQELLPDCKFDQDFMDAYMEQSEESDDSDSDSDGNKDEDDNQISDNIQFKIEAVNTTDSNYEGESVGDFMPFEFHPSTIMTEENILNSPFAPGERLKSDSEKLQPKNCNDQCQEESIEQLSTPMAGKNYNSEVVSPDKETGENINVKRHEFYESYTKVDPRDESNFCDETKPIPTKHSAHKNQYLATQDACDKTAMLAYNLIGHMLEEFAVTEGLNLDMIKRSYLNRDKQIEEAKETKEQSSSRKRKRDSDPAIVGAIDELIPSFPDSSMERLRILMGS; translated from the exons ATGGATTTTATCCAAATACCAAACTTAAAAAGGTTGATTTTATCATGCCTCGATAATTTGACCACCAAGGGTCTATACCTTCTTGCTATGATAGTTAGTGGTGACGCTGTCAAGTTTGAAAGAACTCGAggtaatttgaaaaatattatcaaGGGTTCTCTTTCAAGTGTTCTGAGTAGCGAAAGACACAATGACCAGCAACAACTGGAAACTCATAAACAGATTTTTCAACTTCTCAACAATCCTCAGCATTTTCAACATAGGTGTGAGATTTTACCTGGATCTGGGTCCCAATTTTATCGTGCTTCTGTAGTAAAGGTGTTGTGTGGACTTGAAAAGTTACCATCCGAAACCTTGATTGCAATGCGTAGAAAACTTAAAGGAATTAAAGCACCGACGCCTCAGTTGAAACCGTTCAAACACGGATGGACACGAGGCCATCTAATCAAGTTAGTGAATAAATTATGTAGGAAGATGCTTTCTCAACTTGATAAAGGAAATGAGAATGAACAACAAAACCCATTAGCCAAAGCCATCTCAGTAGCAGACTTGTCACAAAAACTGATAATTGGTTTTGGTAGCAAGTTTTTAGAGGAATTTTACCAGTTCTCGCCTGAAGTGATGTCCCTGCAGAGTGATATTATAAATGCTATATGGTCTGTTGGGAAAAAGGAAGTAGTGCCATTGCCAGTGCTAAGAGATTTACAGCTTCTCATAGAACCAACGACTACAATAGCAAATAAGAGCTTACGAACAGCTTTTGTAAATCTTCTGACTGAATTTCTTTTTGAGTGCAGTGATATGGATAACACTCCAAAGTCTCTATTGCAGGTCCTAGATGTTGTCAATAAGTGTTCTAATAAAAGCACATATGATGTAACATTCCAGAAGAAGCATATTGAAGAAGAAGTTGACGGTATACTAAGTGTGAGTGCTCAGACAAATCAAATTGTTCAAGAGTTGTTGCCAGACTGTAAATTTGACCAGGACTTCATGGATGCTTATATGGAGCAATCAGAAGAAAGTGATGACAGTGACAGTGACAGTGACGGTAATAAGGATGAGGATGACAATCAAATTTCTGACAATatacaatttaaaattgaagCAGTTAACACAACAGATTCAAACTACGAAGGAGAAAGTGTTGGTGATTTTATGCCATTTGAGTTCCATCCTTCGACCATTATGACTGAGGAAAATATTTTGAACAGCCCATTTGCACCTGGTGAAAGGTTGAAAAGTGATTCTGAAAAGCTTCAACCTAAGAACTGTAATGACCAATGCCAAGAAGAAAGCATAGAGCAGCTGAGTACACCTATGGCTGGGAAAAACTATAATTCTGAAGTTGTTTCACCTGACAAAGAAACAGGTGAAAATATTAATGTCAAGAGACATGAATTTTATGAATCTTACACTAAAGTTGATCCAAGAGATGAATCTAATTTTTGCGACGAGACAAAACCCATACCCACCAAGCACAGTGCACACAAGAACCAATATCTTGCTACCCAAGATGCTTGTGATAAGACCGCTATGCTTGCATATAATCTCATAGGTCATATGTTGGAAGAGTTTGCTGTAACTGAAGGCCTAAACTTAGACATGATCAAGAGGTCATACCTCAACCGTGATAAGCAAATTGAAGAAGCAAAAG AAACAAAAGAACAGTCATCATCTAGGAAACGCAAAAGAGATTCGGATCCGGCCATTGTTGGAGCAATTGATGAGCTTATTCCTTCCTTTCCAGATAG TAGCATGGAAAGGCTGAGGATATTGATGGGCTCGTGA